The Flavobacterium psychrotrophum region ACTCTATTTTAAACCCGGCTTTCTTAACCGTATCAATAACTGCATTTTCGTCAATGCCGTCAACGGTAACGCTAAGTATCTTATCAGGGTTTACGGTATCAACACTCCAGCTTTCTACACCTTCGGCATTGTTAAGTAATGGTGTAACTTTAGCCACACAACCACCACAGTTTATACTTGTCTTAAATTGAAATTCCTTTTTCATATTTTTAATTATTTAATTTTTACAATCTTTTAATTTTCAGCAATAAGCTATTAGTTACCACACTCACACTGCTTAGTGCCATAGCTGCTCCCGCTATCATTGGGCTGAGTAAAAATCCGTTTACCGGATATAAAATTCCGGCAGCTAGTGGTATACCTATGACGTTATAAATAAACGCCCAGAACAGGTTTTGCTTTACCGTAGCCATTGTTTTTCGAGATAAGCTAATGGTTTGTGGCAACCTTAGCAAATCGCCCGATATTATAGTAACCTTAGCCACGTCTATAGCTATGTCGCTACCATGCCCCATGGCAATACCCACATCGGCCTGTGCAAGGGCTGCACTGTCGTTAATACCATCGCCCACCATTGCTACTACTTTGCCCTGCTGCAACTGCTTTATAAAATCAAGCTTATCCTGCGGAAGTACTCCTGCCTTATAATGGGTAATCCCTACATTATTTGCTATGACTCTGGCGGCTTGCTCATTATCTCCGGTAAGCATATATACATCAATACCTTCACGCTGCAATGCTTTTATAGCTTCTGCCGAAGTAGGTTTTACCGCATCAGCTATGGCTATAGCACAAAGTAACTGCGTATCATCAGCAAAAAACACAAGTGTTTGCGCTGCTTCAGCTTGTGTAGTAATCCAGTTTCGGGCTGTGGCTGTAAAATCGATGTTGTTTTCTTTTAGTAACGCTTCATTACCTACAAGGTAAGGCCTTTCTGCATACATAGCCTTTACACCTTTACCCGGAATGTTTTCCACTACAATTTCTTCTGTAAATAAGGCAGCTATACACTCTGTTACTGCGGCAGCTAAAGGATGGGATGATGACTTTTCTATAGAATACAATATATTTTTTAGGGGAACAGTTTCGTCAGTAAACCATTTCATTGCTGTTACTTTTGGCCGACCTTGAGTTATGGTACCTGTTTTATCTAAAACCACAGCACTAACTTTACCGGCACGTTCCAGCGCATCAGCATCTTTTATCAATATACCTAAGGCCGCCCCTCTGCCCACTCCTACCATAATAGCAGTAGGCGTAGCAAGCCCAAGAGCGCATGGGCAGGCAATAACCAGCACAGTTATCATAGCAAGTAAACCTTGCGTAAAACCATTACTACCACCAAACACAGCCCATATAATAAAGGTAAATATCGCTATCCCTATAACTATGGGTACAAAAACACCCGCTATTTTATCTACAAGCTTTTGCACCGGGGCGCGGCTACCCTGGGCATCCTGAACCATTTTAATAATTTGTGCTAAAAGTGTTTCTCCTCCAACCTTATCTGCACGAAACTGAAAACTGCCTTTTTGATTAAAAGTTCCCGCATAAACTTTGCTTTCTCTAGTTTTTTCAATAGCAACAGGTTCACCACTTATCATGCTTTCATCTACATAACTACTTCCGGTAACAACAGTACCATCTACTGCTATTTTTTCACCGGGCTTTACCAGCAATATTGTTCCAGCTGTAACGCTGCTTACGGGCATTTCCATTTGGTGTCCGCCCTCGTGCACTACCGTCACGGTCTTGGGCTGTAATCCTATAAGGCTTTTTATAGCCGAAGATGTTTTGGCTTTAGCACGGTCTTCAAGCAACTTGCCCAGTAGTATAAAAGTAACAACTACTGCACTAGCCTCAAAATATACGTGTGCGTGCAGCCCACGGCTGTGCCAAAAATCAGGAAATAGCGTATTAAATACGCTAAATAGATAGGCAGCTCCTGTACTGAGCGCTACAAGAGTATCCATGTTAGCAGAACGATGCTTAGCCTGTTTGTAAGCGCCTGCAAAAAACTGCCTGCCAAAATACAATACTACAGGAGTGGCAAGCAGCCACATGGTATAGGCAGCCCAGGCTTCGTTCATAAAAGCAGGTGTCATACCAATAACAATAAGGGGAACAGACAATACTACTGACCAAATGGTTCTTTTTTTCAGGGAAATAAAATGCTCCCGCTGAATTTCAGCAAGACTGTCAGCCGCTTCTTCACTTTCATCTGTAAGCAGGTCAAAACCTACCGATTGTAATGCAGCTTTAAGGGTTTGTACATCTGTAATGGTAGGGATATATTCTATTGTGCCATTTCCGTTCGCATAATTCACACCGGCACTTACCACACCAGGCTGCATTTGCAGCACCTCCTGGCTACTGGCAGCACAAGATGCACAACTCATATTTAGCACGGGTAGTGTTTTTTTTACTGTGGCTACATTATACCCCAGACTACGAATGTGCTGCACAGCATCGGGTATTGCAGTAGCAGCATCAACCGTTTCTATTACCGCACGATTATTATTTAGCTCAACTTTATGCGACTGTAGTGCCTTAACCTCATCAAGTCCTCTATCTACAATCATAGCGCAGTGCTCACTGTCTACATCCTGTAGCGGCAGGTAAAAGGTTTTTATATTAGGGGTTGCCATAACTTTAAAATTTACTTTACAAAGTTCGGCATTAATAAAACTAAGAAATTACAGGATTACGGAAAGGGTTTACACTTTTTTAGAAATCGCGTCCAGCGGCGTGCGCAAGGCTGCCCCCTGCTTACGGAATGCTGTAGGAGTCATCCCGGCTGTTTTACTAAACTGTGCAGAAAGGTGTGCTACGCTGCTGTAGCCCATAGTATCGGCAATTTCGCTCAGGGTAAGCTCATTGTAAACCAATAACTCTTTTACTCTTTCTGTCTTTTGAAGTATGATGAACTGCTCAATAGTTATTCCCTCTGTAGCAGAAAATAATTTTGTAAGCCCTGAATAATCGCGGTGCAGCTCAGAAGCCAGTAGTTCAGAGAAAACAACCGGCGAATTATTATGGTGAATCTGGTTAATGATAATAGATTTTATTTTATCAATTATTTGTAATTTATTATCTTCCAATAATTCAAATCCTGAATCCTGTAGTTTTTGTTTAAGTAAATTTATTTGGGTTTCAGTAGGCTCTACAGCAGTTTCTGCTTCGCCCAGTTGTACAGTAATAGGATGCAGTCCTACATCAGAAAGCAACTTTTCTACCGCAGTAATGCAGCGCGGGCATACCATATTTTTTATCGAAAGCTTCATTTACCAGATCAAAGATTATAGTGCAAAGGTAACTCATTTTACCACGAGGTTTGCAATGCTTACATAAAGACCAAAACACGTCTAAAAAAATTTGCATGCCCTCCCAACCTTTTACGCAATTTTGTTATCCTTATAGAAAATACCAATCCATGAAAAAGATATTCATCCTTATTTTCATTTTGCTACCACTATTTGCATTGGCACAAAAATCGCTTGCAGGAAGGCAATTCAAAAGTTCAACAACAAAAAGCTGTAAAGAAACAACAACAGGTGGTTATATGGTGTACCAATACACCACCATCGCTTTTACAAAAGATTCGGTTACCTTTATAAGCCATTTAAGCACTTCTGAAAACAAGGATCCCCAAATTACTAAAAGCACCTATTCTTATAGAATCAATAATGGCGGAATATCTGTTGATACGCCTAATGGCGGTACTTACTTTCTTAAAAATGACATACTCATATCTGACTGCAAATATGATTCGGGAAAAGAATATTATGAGATGACAGAAGGATAATATACTATTTAATTGATGGCAGGATGATTTGAAAATTAAGGGCATACGTGTTAAATTATAGTAATTTTCTGTAACATACGGCAATTAAAAGCGTCTTACAAACGTTACAAAGTACCATCAATTAAAACACAATCATGAATCAAACCACCAGGACCTACCTGACGGTATGCCTTTTATTTATCTTCAGCGCCGTTTTTGCGCAGGAAAAATTTACCCTAAGCGGTACCATTGCCGACTCCGGCAGTAATGAAACCCTAATTGGCGCCAGCGTTTATATTAAAGAAACGCAAACCAGCACTACCACAAACGAATATGGATTTTTTTCGCTCTCATTACCTAAAGGCATTTACACGGTACAGGTAAGTTACGTTAGCTTTGGCACCATCGAAGAAACCGTGACGCTAAACAGTAATGTACGTAAAAACTTTGGTCTTGTATCTGGCAGTGAAGAACTTGAAGAAGTTGTAATAAGTGGCGATAAGCCCAAGGCAAACATCCGAACACCACAAATGAGTATGAACAAGCTTAGTGTGGCAGAGATTAAAAAAATGCCTGCTGTACTGGGCGAAGTAGACGTTTTAAAATCGATACTACAACTGCCCGGCGTTACTAACGCCGGCGAAGGAGCATCTGGCTTTAACGTGCGCGGTGGTGCAGCCGACCAAAATCTTGTATTGCTTGATGAAGCTACACTTTACAATTCTTCTCACCTTTTTGGTTTTTTCTCTGTATTTAATTCTGATGCTATTAAAGATTTAAGGCTGTATAAGGGTGGTATACCTGCACGTTTTGGTGGCAGGGTGGCATCTGTACTGGATATTTACCAGAAGGAGGGCAATAATAAAGAATATCATATGACAGGAGGCATTGGGCTTATATCAAGTCGTTTATTAGCCGAAGGCCCCATAGTAAAAGAGCGCGGGTCTTTCCTTATAGGCGGAAGGGCGAGTTATGCACACCTGTTTCTTAAGCTGGCAAACAACGACAACTCGGCCTATTTCTACGACCTTAACGCTAAACTGAGCTACAAGCTTACAGAGAATAATAACCTGTACTTATCAGGGTATTTTGGGCGTGATGCTTTTGATATCAGCGACAGTTTTAGCAACCTGTATGGCAACAGCCTTATCAACCTTAGGTGGAACCACCTGTTTAGCGACAAGCTATTCAGTAACCTTAGCATGATATACAGCGATTACTATTATGGCATGAAACTCGATTTTATTGGCTTCAATTGGGATAGCGGCATCAAAAATTACAATCTTAAATACGACTTTAAACATTACGTCAGCGATAAGCTGAAACTTTCTTACGGGTTGAATGCAGTGTATTATGATTTTAATCCGGGTACAATTACTCCGGTAGGTAATACATCATCTGTCAATCCCGATCAGCTTGACAAGAAGTATGCCTTAGAGCCCGCTATTTACGCGGATGCCGAGCAGGAGCTATCAGATAAAATCACGGTAAGTTATGGCTTACGCTACAGCCTGTTTTACCGTATGGGCAGCCAGACACTTAATACCTATGCTAATAATCAGGCCGTAGTGTTTAATAACGCCCTTAAAATATATGAGGAGGCAACACCAACAGGTACAAGGCACTACAGCAGCGGCCAGACTATTGCCGATTTTAATAACCTGGAACCCCGTGCAGGCATATCTTATAAACTAAATGACGACCAAAGTATTAAGGCCAGCTATAACCGCATGGCACAGTACATACACCTTATAAGTAACACGGCATCTGCAACACCATTAGATGTATGGGCACCCAGCGACAATTTTATTAAACCTCAATTACTTGACCAGTATGCACTGGGTTACTTCCGAAACTTTAAAAATGACGCGTACTCTCTTGAGGCAGAAGCATTTTACAAAACCGTTAAAAACCGTATTGACTACATAGATGGCGCCGACCTGATAGCCAACAACACTATAGAACAGGTGGTACTTAATGGTCGCTCAAGGGCATACGGACTTGAACTACTAATCCGTAAAAACGAAGGCCGTCTTACCGGCTGGATATCCTATACCCTTTCTCGCGCCGAGCAACAGACGCCGGGACGTACCGCTGCAGAAACGGGTATAAATAACGGAGAGTGGTACAAATCCGGTTATGATAAACTACACAACCTTTCGGTTACCGGTGCTTATGACTTAAATAAGAAGTGGCAGCTTGGCGCTATATTTACCCTGCAAAGCGGGCGCCCTGTAACTTACCCTAATGGGCAGTACCAGTATGGCGATATTATTGTACCAAGCTATGGTCTACGGAATGAAGAACGCCTGCCTGCATACCATCACCTTGATATTTCGGCAACTTATACACCGCACCCCGAGCGTAAAAAAGGCTTTAAAGGCGAATGGGTATTTAGTATTTACAACCTGTACAACAGGCAAAACGCATCATCAATTACCTTTAGCCAAAACGAAGATCGTGGTAATAATGAGGCCACAAGGCTTTCTATTTTTGGTATGATACCAAGTGTTACCTACAACTTTAAATTTTAATTTGCCATGAAAAAGATATTCTATATAGCATTAATGATAAGCAGCTTATTTTTAACGGGCTGTGAAGAAGTTGTAGATGTAGACCTTGAAACTGCGGCGCCACGCCTTGTAATAGACGCTTCTATAAACTGGGAAAAAGAAACACCGGGTACTGTACAAACCATAAAACTTACCACTACAACGGGCTATTACAACACAGAGATACCTGTGGTTAGTAATGCTACCGTATTTATTACTAACAGCCGCGGTTTTGTTTATAATTTTACAGAAACTCCGGGTACAGGTTCATATGTTTGCGCAAATTTTTTGCCGGAGTCAGGCCAAACCTATGTACTTACTGTTATAAATGACGGACAGACTTATACTGCTACAGAAACACTTTATGATGTGCCTAATGTAACCCACATACAGCAAACAGATAACGGTGGATTTTTAGGCGAAGATAAAGAAGTACGTTTCTTTTTTAATGACCCTGCCGATGAGGAGAACTACTACATGGTACGCTATGACACTGATGTTATTCCGTTCCCGGAATATGATGTAATGGAAGACCGCTTTACAAACGGTAATGAGATGTTCAACTACTTTAGCCATGAGGACTTAAAAACAGGCGACAAACTGGATATTAAGCTTTACGGTATTTCTAAACAATACTATAATTATATGGCAAAGCTGCTGGATGTAGCGGGTGGTAGTGGTGGCGGACCCTTTACTACTCCGCCGGCAACCGTTCGTGGTAACGTTGTAAACCAGACTGACGAATCTAATTATGCGCTGGGCTATTTCAGGCTAAGCCAGGTATATCAGTTTACTTATCCTGTAAACTGATAGAATAATTTTAAATCAAAGCCCGGCATGTGCCGGGCTTTGATTTTTATTTACAAAGGTTTATTTCTTTACCGCTTTCTGCATCTGTAAGCTTTAGCAGCAGTTTTCCGTCTACATACACCTCGTAACCGGCTTTTACAGGCACTTTGATCTTCTCCCCTGTTTTGTATTTGGAAACAGAGCTGGAACCATCTGCACGCACCCTTACTTCTACTTCTTTATTACAATTATTTTTAAGGTAAACATCAAAATAGCCACCTGTCAGGTCGTTGGTAATATTAGAGGCGTAAGACGTAAGGAAGGCTAAAAAGAATAGCAAGCCAAATAATTTGAGGTTTTTCATAAGGTTGATTTCGTTAAATTTAAGCCTAATATATTGTGTTTTAGGGACAAATAAAAATATTGCCCTAAAAATACCCTATAGTAACTCCCCTTCTAGTTTTATATATGCCGATAAAGGCTATTTTTGTAGCAATGGAATTAATAGACATTATACTTGGCGGCTTACTGGCCTACGGATTTGTTAAGGGCTTATGGAAGGGCCTATTCTCTGAACTCGCCTCTGTGGTGGCCTTATTACTGGGAATGTTTATTGCTGTAAAGTTCAGCGGTTTTGTAGGCACTATGTTTCAAGGCCATCTTGGTAATCCTAAATATGCAAGCATAACGGCATTTTTACTGACGTTTATAGGCGTGGTCGTGGGTGTTATACTACTTGCCAAAGTATTTACCAAAATAGCCGACTTTAGCGGGCTTGGATCTGTAAACCGTATTCTTGGGGGCTTCTTTGGGTTAGTAAAAATGGCACTCATTGTAAGCGTTGCGCTTAACTTCTTCTTAAAACTAAACAGCAGCAATACATTTGCATCACAGCAAACACTAGACGATTCCCTGTTTTTTAACCCTGTCTTAAGCATCAGTACGTATATCTTCCCGATACTTAAAACGTGGTTTGCTTAAGAGTTATTTGGTTGTCAGTTGTTGGTTGTCAGTTGCCGGATCTGCCAATTGAACACTGATTACTGAACACTGACTACTTTTTCAGCCTGGCAATCACAGCATCTTCATACTTTGCCTTTGCAGGTAGTATATCATCAAGAACTTCATTAGGCACAGTTACGCTCAGTACGTAGTGTTTTATCTTCCAGTCTTTACCGTCTTTTTCAAGTACACCACTACCGCGGCATATCTTCATGTTTTTAGTATCCAGCAGTTCATCAAACCAGGCTGTCTTACCATCTTTACTAAAAAACACATGACGCTCCAGGGCTTTAAAATCCCAGGCCTTACCTTTGTCAAAATAAGGTTTACTAAAGGCAGCAAATGCAGTCTTATCCCAGTTCTCGATAGCATCTGTACCCATATAATGGCCATCTTTAGCTATTTTGCCAAAGTAAGCAGTATAATCTGCTCGGGCAGCTGCAGCGTGCCAGTCGTTTAAAAGGGTATTAATTACAGGTGTTTCGTCTGTCAGGTTGCTTTCTTTTGGCGAAGATAACAGGAACAAGCTTACGCATAATGATGTAATGGCCAGATAAGGAGATATTTTTTTCATGTGTTGTGATATTGAAAAGCTAATGTATAAAAAATCCGCCCGGAATAA contains the following coding sequences:
- a CDS encoding heavy-metal-associated domain-containing protein, translating into MKKEFQFKTSINCGGCVAKVTPLLNNAEGVESWSVDTVNPDKILSVTVDGIDENAVIDTVKKAGFKIELVN
- a CDS encoding heavy metal translocating P-type ATPase, whose product is MATPNIKTFYLPLQDVDSEHCAMIVDRGLDEVKALQSHKVELNNNRAVIETVDAATAIPDAVQHIRSLGYNVATVKKTLPVLNMSCASCAASSQEVLQMQPGVVSAGVNYANGNGTIEYIPTITDVQTLKAALQSVGFDLLTDESEEAADSLAEIQREHFISLKKRTIWSVVLSVPLIVIGMTPAFMNEAWAAYTMWLLATPVVLYFGRQFFAGAYKQAKHRSANMDTLVALSTGAAYLFSVFNTLFPDFWHSRGLHAHVYFEASAVVVTFILLGKLLEDRAKAKTSSAIKSLIGLQPKTVTVVHEGGHQMEMPVSSVTAGTILLVKPGEKIAVDGTVVTGSSYVDESMISGEPVAIEKTRESKVYAGTFNQKGSFQFRADKVGGETLLAQIIKMVQDAQGSRAPVQKLVDKIAGVFVPIVIGIAIFTFIIWAVFGGSNGFTQGLLAMITVLVIACPCALGLATPTAIMVGVGRGAALGILIKDADALERAGKVSAVVLDKTGTITQGRPKVTAMKWFTDETVPLKNILYSIEKSSSHPLAAAVTECIAALFTEEIVVENIPGKGVKAMYAERPYLVGNEALLKENNIDFTATARNWITTQAEAAQTLVFFADDTQLLCAIAIADAVKPTSAEAIKALQREGIDVYMLTGDNEQAARVIANNVGITHYKAGVLPQDKLDFIKQLQQGKVVAMVGDGINDSAALAQADVGIAMGHGSDIAIDVAKVTIISGDLLRLPQTISLSRKTMATVKQNLFWAFIYNVIGIPLAAGILYPVNGFLLSPMIAGAAMALSSVSVVTNSLLLKIKRL
- a CDS encoding AraC family transcriptional regulator, which encodes MKLSIKNMVCPRCITAVEKLLSDVGLHPITVQLGEAETAVEPTETQINLLKQKLQDSGFELLEDNKLQIIDKIKSIIINQIHHNNSPVVFSELLASELHRDYSGLTKLFSATEGITIEQFIILQKTERVKELLVYNELTLSEIADTMGYSSVAHLSAQFSKTAGMTPTAFRKQGAALRTPLDAISKKV
- a CDS encoding TonB-dependent receptor, with translation MNQTTRTYLTVCLLFIFSAVFAQEKFTLSGTIADSGSNETLIGASVYIKETQTSTTTNEYGFFSLSLPKGIYTVQVSYVSFGTIEETVTLNSNVRKNFGLVSGSEELEEVVISGDKPKANIRTPQMSMNKLSVAEIKKMPAVLGEVDVLKSILQLPGVTNAGEGASGFNVRGGAADQNLVLLDEATLYNSSHLFGFFSVFNSDAIKDLRLYKGGIPARFGGRVASVLDIYQKEGNNKEYHMTGGIGLISSRLLAEGPIVKERGSFLIGGRASYAHLFLKLANNDNSAYFYDLNAKLSYKLTENNNLYLSGYFGRDAFDISDSFSNLYGNSLINLRWNHLFSDKLFSNLSMIYSDYYYGMKLDFIGFNWDSGIKNYNLKYDFKHYVSDKLKLSYGLNAVYYDFNPGTITPVGNTSSVNPDQLDKKYALEPAIYADAEQELSDKITVSYGLRYSLFYRMGSQTLNTYANNQAVVFNNALKIYEEATPTGTRHYSSGQTIADFNNLEPRAGISYKLNDDQSIKASYNRMAQYIHLISNTASATPLDVWAPSDNFIKPQLLDQYALGYFRNFKNDAYSLEAEAFYKTVKNRIDYIDGADLIANNTIEQVVLNGRSRAYGLELLIRKNEGRLTGWISYTLSRAEQQTPGRTAAETGINNGEWYKSGYDKLHNLSVTGAYDLNKKWQLGAIFTLQSGRPVTYPNGQYQYGDIIVPSYGLRNEERLPAYHHLDISATYTPHPERKKGFKGEWVFSIYNLYNRQNASSITFSQNEDRGNNEATRLSIFGMIPSVTYNFKF
- a CDS encoding DUF4249 domain-containing protein; translated protein: MKKIFYIALMISSLFLTGCEEVVDVDLETAAPRLVIDASINWEKETPGTVQTIKLTTTTGYYNTEIPVVSNATVFITNSRGFVYNFTETPGTGSYVCANFLPESGQTYVLTVINDGQTYTATETLYDVPNVTHIQQTDNGGFLGEDKEVRFFFNDPADEENYYMVRYDTDVIPFPEYDVMEDRFTNGNEMFNYFSHEDLKTGDKLDIKLYGISKQYYNYMAKLLDVAGGSGGGPFTTPPATVRGNVVNQTDESNYALGYFRLSQVYQFTYPVN
- a CDS encoding CvpA family protein, with product MELIDIILGGLLAYGFVKGLWKGLFSELASVVALLLGMFIAVKFSGFVGTMFQGHLGNPKYASITAFLLTFIGVVVGVILLAKVFTKIADFSGLGSVNRILGGFFGLVKMALIVSVALNFFLKLNSSNTFASQQTLDDSLFFNPVLSISTYIFPILKTWFA
- a CDS encoding nuclear transport factor 2 family protein, which codes for MKKISPYLAITSLCVSLFLLSSPKESNLTDETPVINTLLNDWHAAAARADYTAYFGKIAKDGHYMGTDAIENWDKTAFAAFSKPYFDKGKAWDFKALERHVFFSKDGKTAWFDELLDTKNMKICRGSGVLEKDGKDWKIKHYVLSVTVPNEVLDDILPAKAKYEDAVIARLKK